From the Maioricimonas rarisocia genome, one window contains:
- a CDS encoding cytochrome P450: MSRISIASDHDAANHLPVSQGRIADFADDPVVCMRRLWARHGEIAALEEGTQRIHFVFGPHYTKQVLSNATTFHSRFFALRGPRRSSHRRVTSGLLSMNGEEHRRHRRMVMQPFQKSAIGAYHETVCEVADELVSGWRPGQLVDINAEMTRYMLRLTSRILFGLDDGDLAEHVGELTERWVALNHALGPAAFSADSESADRYDELLSAAKELEVAAKEMIRSRRAGKPGFDVLSLLLRAHDEQGGISDEQLMGHIVLLFGAAHLTSAHTLTWTLLLLAQHPEIMRQLHEELTTVVGSRPVRNDELDSLPVLDRVLKESMRILPASSYSQRVAAEPTKLGPFDLAPGAVVIFSQFITHHLPELYSEPERFLPDRWNEISPSPYAYLPFGAGPRMCIGAALGMMQLKVSLPSLLQRFKFSLVPEATVNARVMSTMLFPTTSVPMRIESQDGQFAAQPIRGNIHTLVDFPSVAGNAPVRKAA, from the coding sequence ATGTCCCGGATTTCGATCGCCTCCGACCATGATGCCGCCAACCACCTGCCTGTCTCGCAGGGGCGGATTGCCGACTTCGCCGACGACCCGGTCGTCTGCATGCGTCGCCTGTGGGCCCGTCATGGCGAAATCGCCGCTCTGGAAGAGGGGACGCAGCGAATCCACTTCGTGTTTGGTCCGCACTACACGAAGCAGGTCCTCAGCAACGCCACCACCTTCCACTCACGCTTCTTCGCGTTGCGCGGCCCTCGTCGGTCGTCTCATCGGCGGGTCACCTCCGGTCTGCTGAGCATGAACGGTGAGGAGCATCGCCGTCACCGCCGGATGGTGATGCAACCGTTCCAGAAGTCGGCAATCGGCGCCTACCACGAGACCGTCTGCGAAGTGGCGGACGAACTGGTTTCGGGCTGGCGCCCCGGGCAGCTCGTCGACATCAATGCCGAAATGACCCGCTACATGCTGCGGCTGACGAGCCGGATCCTGTTCGGGCTCGACGACGGCGACCTGGCCGAGCATGTCGGGGAACTGACCGAACGCTGGGTCGCGCTGAATCACGCCCTGGGGCCGGCCGCGTTCTCCGCAGACAGCGAATCGGCCGATCGCTACGACGAACTGCTCTCGGCGGCCAAGGAGCTGGAAGTCGCCGCCAAAGAAATGATCCGTTCCCGCCGCGCCGGCAAGCCCGGCTTCGACGTGCTGTCGCTGCTGCTGCGAGCTCACGACGAACAGGGGGGAATCTCCGACGAGCAGCTGATGGGTCACATCGTGCTGCTGTTTGGTGCGGCCCACCTGACCTCGGCACACACGCTTACCTGGACACTGCTGCTGCTGGCACAGCATCCGGAGATCATGCGTCAACTGCACGAGGAACTGACGACCGTCGTCGGATCGCGTCCGGTGCGCAACGACGAACTCGATTCGCTGCCGGTTCTCGATCGGGTCCTGAAGGAGAGCATGCGAATCCTTCCGGCCTCGTCGTATTCCCAGCGCGTCGCGGCCGAACCGACGAAGCTGGGACCGTTCGATCTGGCTCCCGGCGCGGTGGTGATCTTCAGCCAGTTCATCACACACCATCTGCCCGAGCTGTATTCCGAGCCGGAACGATTTCTTCCGGATCGCTGGAACGAGATCAGCCCGTCCCCCTACGCCTACCTGCCGTTTGGGGCCGGCCCCCGCATGTGCATCGGCGCGGCACTGGGAATGATGCAACTGAAGGTCTCGCTGCCGAGCCTGCTGCAGCGGTTCAAGTTCAGCCTCGTGCCCGAAGCGACGGTGAATGCCCGCGTGATGTCGACGATGCTGTTTCCGACGACGTCGGTGCCGATGCGAATCGAGTCGCAGGACGGCCAGTTCGCGGCACAGCCGATCCGGGGGAATATCCACACGCTCGTCGACTTTCCGTCAGTGGCCGGCAACGCTCCGGTACGGAAGGCGGCCTGA